Proteins encoded within one genomic window of Anopheles gambiae chromosome 3, idAnoGambNW_F1_1, whole genome shotgun sequence:
- the LOC133394110 gene encoding putative uncharacterized protein DDB_G0289263 isoform X6 — protein MDSDTDFERTINNAMDALENAIENGFDEDFKERYDHRFEGSWSDNNLNEKQLYTEAEKEEPVYIEECKSYETFDPSYEPPPNLELQPCPICLRKFAPASLSKHTGICERVQTKKRKPFDSSRQRREGTELASYLPKNFGLPQKTVSSSNEAIPVRKLSLSKTPTFERKEFSPTTMSTSMPSASTPKPALKRSMSQQNEPCPYCERCFGMKAYDRHVEWCREKAILNRNVNNNQSISAAKERLQARIQYKAPQIRSKRALNREKYSGSLSCSGSTNSLAELDLHMPRHNSMSSSVSSDNRKFHLSPHSLQHSSLGIGVSITKNPKNTKREDADKATKRTKTFTLSSERLLPNDTTNNNTSIHNKNNTYCNHSNNNITNNNNKNNNNISNNNNNNLNNRNEPGCRTQLKNLLNRSAQENNGLANKQHKFRTAERKVEKFEIIGHNHSERIAHRPIITQTVRCTSNSGYSPDRYDPFLSARRQLEELFSPATSLIHTSSPSSTTSTSRLNQMSPNGGTANDKSASGNATKHTPHNSNFRRAYSLRMPRKVSRPMYVEKAKSNIQKGITDDGPVSPNFLKSSEYDELPIKSTFNALQMAEPKPKLRDSSTVRKNLKLEIRDPNNPAGGEIPLSKTDSLAVFLKYENELALSEKDMKDKSNSLSKRTSSLSAEVNQQKKQEVLSVAPSPVKANETITVDEEQQKHKKNVQAIEDETAKKQTQKLVPIKLEPINITYNSNNASEVTDIKPVVISLDAIIGKPSIKKQKEPQVDSDNRADNSYIDPKLINKCDNLPINLVMPSTKDADGSCSSRNSNTIGNICSDGNQLALKTIEPKVERSAVISPPPRASLSVAPKPPERTRNETCFDYRKSNNEPSSSEPSTSNNSSPTTSHSSSPVDHRISKNSTNCDKRPQLNRQDREDSGYRTGQESGQSDVHEQPKKPSPSPSASKNNEDNMPKNPAFKPTYKLNRLISPSSALNNFSNTLPSSNSTAPSTPVNRDRPTISSALEQFDVDEFMQSLEDLHRQSPISAREYKHSLFVHSNSSVTSRSVASSQSDHTNNNKRSNSLDSGHGNSVANSIRYVRKHESSGVPRMDVCVRNGSGTASNNNSSNSSSSFSSPSHYSNSNNSNSYYNSSSTNNNNSHNHSTSASNANDAAKCAEVVHPLGQQMNYARNSPAIAHRRRSEDAAGISLPAVPPLPSSNTGGSGALSSLQNLPNIHKATAADTLLNGNNKTMQQPGTLPYYSSPSPVNGRKNSYSNKSYHANNTGTSASTPASSHLTGNVHEPRYPAESFDHLERDLLKSVQELNRMCGSSSSVCSIDSEELYSVEDYPLNKRSSERSQASADSAYRSSLSTQSPPDYAPPVPIRQARPNSRSSTTSQSQPAQSTNEPFNSLSLHTALPPITTAIIKGHRMEAHLMKDSPEGGPNLIMNPMSKFCHECGARFMISSAKFCMSCGVRRIMLD, from the exons ATAATAATCTCAACGAAAAACAACTATACACGGAAGCCGAAAAGGAAGAGCCTGTCTACATTGAAGAATGCAAGTCTTACGAAACATTTGACCCGTCGTACGAACCACCACCGAACCTTGAACTGCAGCCATGTCCCATCTGTTTGAGAAAGTTTGCACCGGCGTCGTTATCCAAACATACCGGTATTTGTGAGCGAGTTCAAACGAAAAAACGGAAACCGTTCGATTCCTCTCGCCAGCGACGGGAAGGGACCGAGCTTGCGTCTTACCTGCCGAAGAATTTTGGACTCCCTCAAAAGACGGTAAGCTCCTCAAATGAG GCCATACCCGTCAGGAAACTAAGCCTCAGCAAAACACCTACTTTTGAGCGCAAAGAGTTCAGCCCCACAACGATGTCTACATCAATGCCTAGCGCGAGTACACCAAAGCCGGCTTTAAAGCGTAGCATGTCACAGCAGAACGAACCATGTCCATACTGCGAGCGATGCTTTGGCATGAAAGCATACGATCGACATGTCGAGTGGTGCCGTGAGAAGGCAATACTCAATCGAAACGTTAACAACAACCAAAGCATTTCGGCAGCAAAGGAAAGACTTCAAGCAAGAATTCAATATAAAGCCCCGCAAATACG ATCAAAACGTGCCTTAAACCGGGAAAAATATTCAGGAAGCTTGAGTTGCAGTGGTTCAACAAACAGCCTTGCCGAGTTAGATCTACACATGCCACGCCACAATTCGATGAGTTCATCCGTCTCGAGCGATAA TAGAAAGTTCCATCTATCACCACATTCATTGCAGCATAGCTCCTTGGGCATCGGTGTGAGCATCACCAAGAACCCTAAGAACACTAAACGAGAAGACGCCGACAAGGCTACGAAAAGAACCAAGACATTTACTCTTAGTAGTGAACGACTACTGCCTAACGATACTACGAACAATAACACCAGCATccacaataaaaacaatacttATTGTAatcacagcaacaacaacatcaccaacaacaacaacaagaacaacaacaacatcagtaacaacaataacaataacctTAACAACCGAAATGAACCCGGTTGCCGTACTCAACTAAAAAACCTACTCAACCGTTCCGCGCAAGAGAACAACGGGctggcaaacaaacagcataAATTTCGGACAGCTGAGCGAAAAGTTGAGAAGTTCGAAATCATTGGTCACAACCATAGCGAGCGAATTGCCCATCGGCCGATCATCACGCAAACCGTACGGTGTACGAGCAACAG TGGATACAGCCCTGACCGTTACGATCCATTCCTGTCTGCCAGACGACAGCTCGAGGAATTATTTTCCCCTGCCACTTCTTTGATCCATACCAGTTCTCCAAGCAGTACTACCAGCACGTCACGTCTCAATCAAATGAGCCCGAATGGTGGTACTGCAAACGACAAATCAGCGAGTGGCAACGCAACGAAACATACGCCCCACAACTCGAACTTCCGGCGTGCGTACTCCCTACGAATGCCGCGCAAAGTATCTCGCCCAATGTATGTGGAGAAAGCTAAATCAAACATACAGAAGGGCATAACCGATGACGGCCCGGTGTCACCGAATTTTCTGAAATCCTCCGAGTATGACGAACTGCCGATCAAATCGACGTTTAACGCACTGCAGATGGCGGAGCCGAAACCGAAACTGCGTGATTCCAGCACAGTTCGAAAGAATCTCAAGCTGGAGATTAGGGATCCGAACAATCCGGCTGGCGGGGAGATACCGCTGTCGAAAACAGACTCATTAGCCGTGTTTCTGAAGTACGAAAACGAGCTAGCATTAAGTGAAAAGGACATGAAGGACAAAAGTAATAGTCTCAGTAAGCGGACATCATCACTCAGTGCCGAGGTAAATCAGCAAAAGAAACAGGAGGTTTTGAGCGTAGCTCCTAGTCCAGTGAAAGCTAACGAAACAATTACAGTCGACgaagagcagcaaaaacacaagaaaaatgTCCAAGCGATCGAGGATGAAACagcgaaaaagcaaacacaaaagctAGTTCCAATAAAACTGGAACCGATCAACATTACCTACAACAGTAACAATGCAAGTGAAGTCACTGATATTAAGCCAGTGGTCATATCACTAGATGCAATTATTGGAAAGCCTAGTAttaaaaaacagaaagaacCACAGGTGGACAGTGACAATCGTGCTGATAACAGCTATATCGATCCAAAGCTTATAAACAAATGTGATAATTTACCGATAAATCTTGTCATGCCTTCTACAAAAGATGCTGATGGTAGTTGCAGCAGTAGGAATAGCAACACCATTGGCAACATTTGTTCGGATGGAAACCAGCTCGCTTTAAAAACTATCGAGCCGAAAGTGGAACGATCTGCTGTAATATCGCCACCTCCCAGGGCCTCGCTCAGTGTGGCTCCAAAACCACCAGAACGAACGCGAAACGAAACTTGTTTCGATTATCGAAAAAGCAACAACGAACCTAGCAGCAGCGAACCTAGCACAAGCAATAACAGTAGTCCCACAACGAGTCATTCCTCCAGCCCAGTGGATCATAGGATAAGCAAGAATAGTACAAACTGTGACAAACGGCCGCAGCTCAATCGACAAGATCGAGAAGATTCGGGATACCGCACAGGACAAGAGTCTGGGCAGTCGGATGTGCATGAGCAACCCAAGAAGCCTTCCCCATCGCCGTCAGCATCCAAGAACAATGAGGATAACATGCCCAAAAATCCCGCGTTCAAACCGACGTACAAGCTAAACCGGTTGATATCCCCATCGTCAGCTTTGAATAATTTTAGCAACACGCTACCATCGTCAAACAGCACAGCGCCGTCCACCCCTGTTAACCGTGACCGTCCAACGATATCTTCGGCACTCGAGCAATTCGATGTTGACGAATTCATGCAATCGCTGGAAGATTTGCATAGACAATCACCAATCAGTGCGAGGGAGTACAAACATTCGTTGTTTGTCCATTCCAACAGCTCCGTCACCAGTCGGAGTGTAGCCTCCAGTCAATCCGATCATACTAATAATAACAAGCGAAGCAACAGTCTCGACAGTGGACATGGTAATTCGGTTGCCAACTCGATCCGCTACGTACGCAAACACGAAAGTAGTGGCGTGCCAAgaatggatgtgtgtgtgcggaatgGTAGTGGCACAGCCAGTAATAATAACAGTagcaatagtagtagtagctttAGTAGTCCTAGCCATTACAGTAATAGTAACAACAGTAACTCTTACTACAACAGCAGTTCGACTAATAACAACAATTCACATAATCACAGCACCAGTGCTAGCAATGCCAATGATGCTGCAAAGTGCGCTGAAGTTGTTCATCCGCTGGGCCAGCAAATGAATTACGCTCGAAACTCTCCAGCCATCGCCCATCGGCGGAGAAGCGAGGATGCAGCGGGCATATCGCTTCCTGCTGTACCGCCATTGCCTAGTAGTAACACCGGTGGAAGCGGTGCCTTATCCAGCTTGCAGAACTTACCAAACATTCATAAAGCAACAGCGGCGGATACATTGCTTAATGGAAATAATAAGACTATGCAACAACCCGGAACGCTTCCTTACTACTCATCGCCGAGTCCAGTCAACGGTAGGAAGAACAGCTACAGTAACAAATCATATCACGCTAATAATACCGGTACGTCCGCATCGACTCCGGCATCATCTCACCTAACCGGAAACGTACACGAACCGCGCTATCCAGCGGAATCGTTCGATCATCTTGAGCGCGATCTGCTGAAAAGCGTGCAAGAACTAAATCGCATGTGCGGCTCCTCGTCCTCGGTATGTTCGATCGATTCCGAGGAGTTGTACAGCGTGGAAGACTACCCGCTTAACAAACGATCGTCTGAACGATCGCAAGCCAGTGCTGATTCAGCCTATCGCAG CAGTCTATCTACGCAGTCACCACCAGACTACGCACCCCCTGTGCCTATACGCCAAGCACGGCCGAATTCTCGCAGCTCAACTACCAGTCAGAGCCAACCGGCGCAGTCAACGAACGAACCGTTCAATAGCCTTTCGTTACACACAGCCCTTCCACCGATCACGACCGCTATTATCAAGGGCCACAGAATGGAGGCCCATCTCATGAAAGATAGTCCAGAGGGGGGCCCGAATCTGATCATGAATCCAATGTCCAAATTTTGCCATGAATGTGGCGCACGCTTCATGATTAGTAGCGCTAAGTTTTGCATGTCGTGCGGCGTACGACGAATTATGCTGGATTAG
- the LOC133394110 gene encoding probable serine/threonine-protein kinase cdc7 isoform X13 yields the protein MDSDTDFERTINNAMDALENAIENGFDEDFKERYDHRFEGSWSDNNLNEKQLYTEAEKEEPVYIEECKSYETFDPSYEPPPNLELQPCPICLRKFAPASLSKHTGICERVQTKKRKPFDSSRQRREGTELASYLPKNFGLPQKTAIPVRKLSLSKTPTFERKEFSPTTMSTSMPSASTPKPALKRSMSQQNEPCPYCERCFGMKAYDRHVEWCREKAILNRNVNNNQSISAAKERLQARIQYKAPQIRSKRALNREKYSGSLSCSGSTNSLAELDLHMPRHNSMSSSVSSDNGYSPDRYDPFLSARRQLEELFSPATSLIHTSSPSSTTSTSRLNQMSPNGGTANDKSASGNATKHTPHNSNFRRAYSLRMPRKVSRPMYVEKAKSNIQKGITDDGPVSPNFLKSSEYDELPIKSTFNALQMAEPKPKLRDSSTVRKNLKLEIRDPNNPAGGEIPLSKTDSLAVFLKYENELALSEKDMKDKSNSLSKRTSSLSAEVNQQKKQEVLSVAPSPVKANETITVDEEQQKHKKNVQAIEDETAKKQTQKLVPIKLEPINITYNSNNASEVTDIKPVVISLDAIIGKPSIKKQKEPQVDSDNRADNSYIDPKLINKCDNLPINLVMPSTKDADGSCSSRNSNTIGNICSDGNQLALKTIEPKVERSAVISPPPRASLSVAPKPPERTRNETCFDYRKSNNEPSSSEPSTSNNSSPTTSHSSSPVDHRISKNSTNCDKRPQLNRQDREDSGYRTGQESGQSDVHEQPKKPSPSPSASKNNEDNMPKNPAFKPTYKLNRLISPSSALNNFSNTLPSSNSTAPSTPVNRDRPTISSALEQFDVDEFMQSLEDLHRQSPISAREYKHSLFVHSNSSVTSRSVASSQSDHTNNNKRSNSLDSGHGNSVANSIRYVRKHESSGVPRMDVCVRNGSGTASNNNSSNSSSSFSSPSHYSNSNNSNSYYNSSSTNNNNSHNHSTSASNANDAAKCAEVVHPLGQQMNYARNSPAIAHRRRSEDAAGISLPAVPPLPSSNTGGSGALSSLQNLPNIHKATAADTLLNGNNKTMQQPGTLPYYSSPSPVNGRKNSYSNKSYHANNTGTSASTPASSHLTGNVHEPRYPAESFDHLERDLLKSVQELNRMCGSSSSVCSIDSEELYSVEDYPLNKRSSERSQASADSAYRSSLSTQSPPDYAPPVPIRQARPNSRSSTTSQSQPAQSTNEPFNSLSLHTALPPITTAIIKGHRMEAHLMKDSPEGGPNLIMNPMSKFCHECGARFMISSAKFCMSCGVRRIMLD from the exons ATAATAATCTCAACGAAAAACAACTATACACGGAAGCCGAAAAGGAAGAGCCTGTCTACATTGAAGAATGCAAGTCTTACGAAACATTTGACCCGTCGTACGAACCACCACCGAACCTTGAACTGCAGCCATGTCCCATCTGTTTGAGAAAGTTTGCACCGGCGTCGTTATCCAAACATACCGGTATTTGTGAGCGAGTTCAAACGAAAAAACGGAAACCGTTCGATTCCTCTCGCCAGCGACGGGAAGGGACCGAGCTTGCGTCTTACCTGCCGAAGAATTTTGGACTCCCTCAAAAGACG GCCATACCCGTCAGGAAACTAAGCCTCAGCAAAACACCTACTTTTGAGCGCAAAGAGTTCAGCCCCACAACGATGTCTACATCAATGCCTAGCGCGAGTACACCAAAGCCGGCTTTAAAGCGTAGCATGTCACAGCAGAACGAACCATGTCCATACTGCGAGCGATGCTTTGGCATGAAAGCATACGATCGACATGTCGAGTGGTGCCGTGAGAAGGCAATACTCAATCGAAACGTTAACAACAACCAAAGCATTTCGGCAGCAAAGGAAAGACTTCAAGCAAGAATTCAATATAAAGCCCCGCAAATACG ATCAAAACGTGCCTTAAACCGGGAAAAATATTCAGGAAGCTTGAGTTGCAGTGGTTCAACAAACAGCCTTGCCGAGTTAGATCTACACATGCCACGCCACAATTCGATGAGTTCATCCGTCTCGAGCGATAA TGGATACAGCCCTGACCGTTACGATCCATTCCTGTCTGCCAGACGACAGCTCGAGGAATTATTTTCCCCTGCCACTTCTTTGATCCATACCAGTTCTCCAAGCAGTACTACCAGCACGTCACGTCTCAATCAAATGAGCCCGAATGGTGGTACTGCAAACGACAAATCAGCGAGTGGCAACGCAACGAAACATACGCCCCACAACTCGAACTTCCGGCGTGCGTACTCCCTACGAATGCCGCGCAAAGTATCTCGCCCAATGTATGTGGAGAAAGCTAAATCAAACATACAGAAGGGCATAACCGATGACGGCCCGGTGTCACCGAATTTTCTGAAATCCTCCGAGTATGACGAACTGCCGATCAAATCGACGTTTAACGCACTGCAGATGGCGGAGCCGAAACCGAAACTGCGTGATTCCAGCACAGTTCGAAAGAATCTCAAGCTGGAGATTAGGGATCCGAACAATCCGGCTGGCGGGGAGATACCGCTGTCGAAAACAGACTCATTAGCCGTGTTTCTGAAGTACGAAAACGAGCTAGCATTAAGTGAAAAGGACATGAAGGACAAAAGTAATAGTCTCAGTAAGCGGACATCATCACTCAGTGCCGAGGTAAATCAGCAAAAGAAACAGGAGGTTTTGAGCGTAGCTCCTAGTCCAGTGAAAGCTAACGAAACAATTACAGTCGACgaagagcagcaaaaacacaagaaaaatgTCCAAGCGATCGAGGATGAAACagcgaaaaagcaaacacaaaagctAGTTCCAATAAAACTGGAACCGATCAACATTACCTACAACAGTAACAATGCAAGTGAAGTCACTGATATTAAGCCAGTGGTCATATCACTAGATGCAATTATTGGAAAGCCTAGTAttaaaaaacagaaagaacCACAGGTGGACAGTGACAATCGTGCTGATAACAGCTATATCGATCCAAAGCTTATAAACAAATGTGATAATTTACCGATAAATCTTGTCATGCCTTCTACAAAAGATGCTGATGGTAGTTGCAGCAGTAGGAATAGCAACACCATTGGCAACATTTGTTCGGATGGAAACCAGCTCGCTTTAAAAACTATCGAGCCGAAAGTGGAACGATCTGCTGTAATATCGCCACCTCCCAGGGCCTCGCTCAGTGTGGCTCCAAAACCACCAGAACGAACGCGAAACGAAACTTGTTTCGATTATCGAAAAAGCAACAACGAACCTAGCAGCAGCGAACCTAGCACAAGCAATAACAGTAGTCCCACAACGAGTCATTCCTCCAGCCCAGTGGATCATAGGATAAGCAAGAATAGTACAAACTGTGACAAACGGCCGCAGCTCAATCGACAAGATCGAGAAGATTCGGGATACCGCACAGGACAAGAGTCTGGGCAGTCGGATGTGCATGAGCAACCCAAGAAGCCTTCCCCATCGCCGTCAGCATCCAAGAACAATGAGGATAACATGCCCAAAAATCCCGCGTTCAAACCGACGTACAAGCTAAACCGGTTGATATCCCCATCGTCAGCTTTGAATAATTTTAGCAACACGCTACCATCGTCAAACAGCACAGCGCCGTCCACCCCTGTTAACCGTGACCGTCCAACGATATCTTCGGCACTCGAGCAATTCGATGTTGACGAATTCATGCAATCGCTGGAAGATTTGCATAGACAATCACCAATCAGTGCGAGGGAGTACAAACATTCGTTGTTTGTCCATTCCAACAGCTCCGTCACCAGTCGGAGTGTAGCCTCCAGTCAATCCGATCATACTAATAATAACAAGCGAAGCAACAGTCTCGACAGTGGACATGGTAATTCGGTTGCCAACTCGATCCGCTACGTACGCAAACACGAAAGTAGTGGCGTGCCAAgaatggatgtgtgtgtgcggaatgGTAGTGGCACAGCCAGTAATAATAACAGTagcaatagtagtagtagctttAGTAGTCCTAGCCATTACAGTAATAGTAACAACAGTAACTCTTACTACAACAGCAGTTCGACTAATAACAACAATTCACATAATCACAGCACCAGTGCTAGCAATGCCAATGATGCTGCAAAGTGCGCTGAAGTTGTTCATCCGCTGGGCCAGCAAATGAATTACGCTCGAAACTCTCCAGCCATCGCCCATCGGCGGAGAAGCGAGGATGCAGCGGGCATATCGCTTCCTGCTGTACCGCCATTGCCTAGTAGTAACACCGGTGGAAGCGGTGCCTTATCCAGCTTGCAGAACTTACCAAACATTCATAAAGCAACAGCGGCGGATACATTGCTTAATGGAAATAATAAGACTATGCAACAACCCGGAACGCTTCCTTACTACTCATCGCCGAGTCCAGTCAACGGTAGGAAGAACAGCTACAGTAACAAATCATATCACGCTAATAATACCGGTACGTCCGCATCGACTCCGGCATCATCTCACCTAACCGGAAACGTACACGAACCGCGCTATCCAGCGGAATCGTTCGATCATCTTGAGCGCGATCTGCTGAAAAGCGTGCAAGAACTAAATCGCATGTGCGGCTCCTCGTCCTCGGTATGTTCGATCGATTCCGAGGAGTTGTACAGCGTGGAAGACTACCCGCTTAACAAACGATCGTCTGAACGATCGCAAGCCAGTGCTGATTCAGCCTATCGCAG CAGTCTATCTACGCAGTCACCACCAGACTACGCACCCCCTGTGCCTATACGCCAAGCACGGCCGAATTCTCGCAGCTCAACTACCAGTCAGAGCCAACCGGCGCAGTCAACGAACGAACCGTTCAATAGCCTTTCGTTACACACAGCCCTTCCACCGATCACGACCGCTATTATCAAGGGCCACAGAATGGAGGCCCATCTCATGAAAGATAGTCCAGAGGGGGGCCCGAATCTGATCATGAATCCAATGTCCAAATTTTGCCATGAATGTGGCGCACGCTTCATGATTAGTAGCGCTAAGTTTTGCATGTCGTGCGGCGTACGACGAATTATGCTGGATTAG